The following coding sequences lie in one bacterium genomic window:
- a CDS encoding cupredoxin domain-containing protein has protein sequence MRISVVGVLVVALLFALSTASPAQTKRVIHVTMSSFKFDPNLFFVNEGDRVVLQLDNIDPQRPHSFNSPYLSNVDYTVSGQFKEGVAKDGRKYVLVEPGEKAEITFVAKGPGQYGFLCGLGNHAAQGQTGAFVVWPAGYHPSK, from the coding sequence TTGCGGATTTCTGTTGTAGGCGTGCTGGTCGTTGCGCTTCTCTTTGCCCTCAGCACCGCGTCGCCGGCGCAGACCAAGAGGGTGATTCACGTCACCATGAGTTCGTTCAAGTTCGACCCGAACCTGTTCTTCGTCAACGAGGGAGATAGGGTCGTCCTCCAGCTTGATAACATCGACCCACAGCGCCCCCACTCGTTCAACTCGCCATATTTGTCCAACGTTGACTACACCGTCAGCGGGCAATTCAAGGAGGGCGTGGCGAAAGACGGGAGAAAGTACGTGCTGGTCGAGCCCGGCGAGAAGGCCGAGATCACGTTCGTGGCTAAGGGGCCGGGCCAGTACGGATTCTTATGTGGCCTCGGCAACCACGCAGCCCAAGGGCAGACCGGCGCGTTCGTCGTGTGGCCGGCCGGCTACCACCCCTCGAAATAA